A portion of the Bacteroides faecium genome contains these proteins:
- a CDS encoding RNA polymerase sigma factor codes for MGKSADWMKEERFKSFFTQYYKELYYFACGYVKDTCIVEDIVSESFVKLWANMENIQEFAVRRYLLQTVKNACIDYLRTQKEFFPVEECYTLADLDENPLDYLISQEDESRIITAIKELPQRYQETLKLRSFEKLKYSEIAQKMNISVNTVKSNLREAILILRKKLGILLIFIFFQI; via the coding sequence ATGGGAAAAAGTGCAGATTGGATGAAGGAAGAGAGGTTTAAATCCTTCTTTACTCAATACTACAAAGAGCTCTATTATTTCGCCTGTGGATATGTGAAAGATACATGCATTGTAGAAGATATCGTCAGCGAGTCTTTCGTCAAGTTGTGGGCAAATATGGAGAATATCCAGGAATTTGCTGTGAGAAGATATTTACTGCAAACAGTGAAAAATGCCTGCATTGACTATCTGCGCACTCAGAAAGAATTTTTCCCGGTGGAAGAATGTTACACGTTGGCAGATTTGGATGAGAATCCGTTAGACTATCTTATCTCCCAAGAAGATGAATCCCGTATCATTACTGCCATAAAAGAACTTCCACAACGCTATCAGGAAACTTTAAAGCTCCGAAGTTTTGAAAAACTCAAATATAGTGAGATTGCCCAAAAGATGAATATATCCGTAAATACGGTGAAATCCAATCTGCGTGAAGCCATCCTTATTTTAAGGAAAAAACTGGGAATCTTGCTAATCTTTATTTTTTTTCAGATTTAG
- a CDS encoding TonB-dependent receptor, producing the protein MKKYLKVKFLQSRITGFLCLFCCLFMFTSECYGQQAKREKITLNVTNLPVREVIGNIEKQTDYRFFYSENLKDLDRPVSIKCENAGIEYTMQKILSGTSLDYKINENRVVSIVPKTQSKEKLQRLNGSIIDEKGTPLIGVSVLIKGTSQGTITDIDGKFYLDNVEPSSTVVFSYIGYETIEKPVNGKRELTVILKENSHLLKEVVVVGYGAQRKVNLSGAVSMVSVDEQLSGRSISSTSTALSGLVPGLMVQQSSGMAGKDGATLRVRGLGTVNNSVPLIVVDGIPDIEIDRIDMNDIESISVLKDASSSAVYGSRAANGVILITTKKGKSGRVNVNYSGNFSVGKATGFYDFLADYPRALTLHNQAATNGNSGAIYKDGTIDEWMAKGMVDPVLYPNTDWWDVIFRSPFTQNHSLSATGGNEKGTYYLSIGLLDQEGLMINNDYRRYSFRVNVDQKVGNHFKVGLNAAGQWSDQVYPLDEGLLSYGNASTWEMVRTVAGILPQHPVTGEYGGAMAYGEDILAANLLSKYSVNNNKLERKDFNGMAFLEWQPLSFLQFRADYGLTYRNDFTKSWSMPTILQNFQTGLPGYETVTKSTGITDYTRERTKTILNLHAIYNQEIFSGHNLRFQFIYSEEYWHERSQSSSRNDRFHPNLTEIDGAGVTTQSTGGSSSKEGLRSIVTKLNYDIHDKYMLQALVRWDASSKFSKGHQWGTFPSVSAAWRFSEEGFFEPLKDVVSNAKIRMSWGKVGNNSGVDRYYQKDTYNSYPYTFGDNILVEGYAPYKLIDPNFTWESTAMTNLGLELSFFNNRLKMELDLYNKLTTSMIRPGQVSRLLSGLEAPDRNIGEMRNRGAEISLSWQDQIGDFSYGIGINYSYNKNKLLKWNERLGRGDKFLGYPYEMVYTYKAVGIAQTWEEIANAPYQNDNLAPGDLLMEDINGDGVIDSNDKVAMPNSMRYIPTSDFSISFNADWKGFDLSMLFQGNAGRKNFWLDNFNNVNVYTSRYAFQEHHLDTWSPDNRGAKFPRLTSGSNGGFNQEQSTFWLYSCDYIRLKNIQLGYRIPSKLLKHIGVSSARIHISAENLFTITKWPGLDPEKLPKSGSEIPYPLMKNYSLGINVTL; encoded by the coding sequence ATGAAAAAATATCTGAAAGTAAAATTCTTGCAGTCAAGAATTACGGGATTCCTATGCCTGTTTTGTTGCCTTTTCATGTTCACTTCCGAATGTTACGGCCAACAGGCAAAACGGGAAAAAATTACTTTGAATGTCACTAATCTCCCTGTCAGAGAGGTAATCGGGAATATTGAAAAGCAGACTGATTATCGTTTCTTCTATTCGGAGAACCTGAAAGATTTAGATAGACCGGTTTCTATCAAATGTGAGAATGCGGGGATAGAATACACAATGCAGAAGATTCTGTCCGGCACTTCTCTGGATTATAAGATAAATGAGAACCGGGTTGTTTCAATTGTTCCTAAAACCCAGTCGAAAGAAAAACTGCAACGGTTGAACGGTTCTATTATTGATGAGAAAGGAACGCCCCTGATTGGTGTGTCTGTACTCATAAAGGGAACCTCGCAAGGTACAATCACTGATATTGACGGAAAGTTCTATTTGGATAATGTAGAACCATCATCTACTGTCGTTTTCTCCTATATAGGATATGAAACGATTGAGAAACCGGTGAATGGGAAAAGGGAACTGACCGTTATTCTGAAAGAAAACTCTCATTTGCTGAAAGAAGTGGTAGTAGTCGGCTATGGTGCGCAACGGAAAGTAAATTTATCCGGGGCGGTGTCGATGGTATCCGTTGACGAGCAATTATCCGGCAGGTCTATTTCAAGCACTTCCACTGCATTAAGCGGATTAGTACCGGGATTGATGGTACAGCAGTCCAGTGGTATGGCAGGTAAGGATGGTGCTACTTTGAGAGTACGCGGACTGGGTACGGTCAATAACTCGGTTCCTTTGATTGTGGTGGACGGTATCCCCGATATAGAAATAGACAGAATCGACATGAACGACATAGAGAGCATATCCGTATTGAAGGATGCCTCTTCATCGGCGGTCTATGGCTCGAGAGCGGCTAATGGCGTTATCTTGATTACAACGAAGAAAGGTAAATCCGGGCGGGTGAATGTGAATTATTCGGGTAATTTCTCCGTTGGAAAAGCTACCGGTTTCTATGATTTCTTAGCCGATTATCCGAGGGCACTGACATTGCATAACCAGGCAGCGACAAATGGTAATAGCGGTGCTATTTATAAGGACGGAACTATTGACGAATGGATGGCCAAGGGAATGGTAGACCCGGTGCTGTATCCTAACACCGACTGGTGGGATGTTATCTTCCGTTCTCCTTTTACACAAAATCATAGCTTGTCTGCTACGGGTGGAAATGAGAAAGGGACTTATTATCTGTCCATCGGTCTGCTGGACCAGGAAGGCTTGATGATTAACAATGACTACAGACGCTATTCTTTCCGCGTGAATGTAGACCAAAAAGTAGGCAACCATTTTAAGGTCGGCTTGAACGCAGCAGGACAGTGGTCGGACCAGGTATATCCGTTGGACGAAGGATTGCTCTCTTATGGAAACGCTTCCACATGGGAGATGGTCAGGACAGTGGCGGGTATTTTGCCGCAACACCCGGTTACGGGAGAGTATGGCGGTGCGATGGCGTATGGTGAAGATATTCTTGCCGCCAACCTTTTGTCTAAATATAGCGTGAACAATAATAAGCTGGAGCGTAAGGACTTTAACGGTATGGCTTTTCTGGAGTGGCAACCCTTGTCGTTTCTTCAGTTCAGGGCAGATTATGGCCTGACCTACCGGAATGATTTTACAAAATCGTGGAGCATGCCTACTATTCTACAGAATTTTCAGACCGGATTGCCTGGCTATGAGACTGTAACAAAGAGTACCGGTATCACGGATTATACGCGCGAACGTACAAAAACAATTCTGAACTTGCACGCTATTTATAATCAGGAGATTTTCAGCGGACACAATTTGCGTTTCCAGTTTATATACTCCGAGGAGTATTGGCACGAAAGGTCACAAAGCAGTTCGCGGAATGACAGGTTCCACCCGAACCTGACGGAAATAGACGGTGCGGGAGTGACTACCCAGTCTACCGGCGGTTCGTCCAGTAAAGAAGGTTTGCGTTCCATTGTAACCAAATTGAATTATGATATACATGACAAGTATATGTTGCAGGCATTGGTACGTTGGGATGCATCGTCCAAATTTTCTAAGGGACACCAATGGGGAACATTTCCTTCTGTATCTGCCGCATGGCGTTTCTCGGAAGAAGGATTTTTCGAACCGCTGAAAGATGTAGTTTCTAATGCAAAAATCAGAATGTCCTGGGGAAAAGTCGGAAATAATTCCGGTGTAGACCGTTATTATCAGAAAGATACCTATAACTCTTATCCATACACATTCGGAGATAACATACTGGTAGAAGGCTATGCCCCTTATAAACTGATTGACCCGAACTTTACCTGGGAATCTACCGCTATGACTAACTTGGGGCTGGAGCTCTCTTTCTTCAACAATCGCCTGAAGATGGAACTGGACTTATATAATAAACTGACAACGAGCATGATTCGTCCGGGACAAGTATCCAGACTCCTGTCGGGACTGGAAGCACCTGACCGGAATATTGGGGAAATGAGAAACCGGGGAGCCGAAATCTCCCTTTCCTGGCAAGACCAGATAGGTGACTTCTCCTATGGTATCGGAATCAACTATTCATATAATAAGAATAAGTTGCTTAAATGGAATGAACGGTTAGGGCGCGGAGATAAATTCCTGGGCTATCCCTACGAAATGGTTTATACATACAAGGCTGTCGGAATCGCGCAGACATGGGAAGAGATAGCCAATGCTCCCTATCAGAATGATAACCTGGCTCCCGGAGATTTATTGATGGAAGATATTAATGGCGACGGAGTGATTGACAGCAATGACAAGGTAGCCATGCCCAATAGCATGCGTTACATTCCTACGAGTGATTTCAGTATCAGCTTCAATGCAGACTGGAAAGGATTTGATTTGAGTATGCTCTTTCAAGGTAATGCGGGAAGAAAGAATTTTTGGCTGGATAACTTCAATAATGTAAACGTATATACGTCCCGTTATGCTTTTCAGGAACACCATCTGGATACCTGGTCGCCCGATAACCGGGGAGCGAAATTCCCGCGTTTGACATCGGGCAGTAACGGCGGATTCAATCAGGAACAATCTACTTTCTGGCTGTATTCATGTGATTATATCAGACTGAAAAATATCCAGTTAGGGTATCGGATACCCTCGAAACTCCTTAAACATATAGGTGTGAGCTCGGCACGTATCCATATATCGGCGGAGAATCTGTTTACGATTACTAAATGGCCGGGTTTGGACCCGGAGAAACTTCCTAAAAGCGGTTCGGAAATACCTTATCCGCTCATGAAGAATTATTCTTTAGGTATAAATGTAACGCTTTAA
- a CDS encoding FecR family protein translates to MQENNNINRINELISSFFEKGLSEKERTELKKILENPENKRYFREAYTIELVARNMKLDDYMDSAYDRVMDTIKGQSHARPVQKRRYLLVWKNIAAVILFTVSCWAAYEWGSRTDSLIDGMTEVNAPLGSKSVLSLPDGSVVTLNSGSSIAYAKSFGTEVRKIELHGEAFLEVQKDKKPFIVSAKGTEITVLGTSFNVKAYDDEDIVETTLVKGSVKVKPDTGREIPEVYLKPNETVLICKKNKDDIQVELKKDVNTLLYTSWKDPKWIIQKETLESIVKKLERKYKVEISIQDEQLKHYKFTGILMDETIQQTLDLMRDTAPIDYCWEQGVIKIRIDKQRSRDFEKIMSN, encoded by the coding sequence ATGCAGGAAAATAATAACATAAATAGGATAAATGAACTGATATCTTCTTTCTTTGAAAAAGGATTATCAGAAAAGGAACGGACTGAACTGAAAAAGATACTGGAAAATCCGGAGAATAAACGCTATTTCAGGGAAGCCTATACCATCGAACTGGTCGCAAGGAATATGAAACTTGATGATTATATGGATTCTGCCTACGACAGGGTGATGGATACTATCAAGGGACAATCTCATGCCCGCCCTGTGCAAAAGAGAAGGTATTTGTTGGTGTGGAAGAATATTGCTGCAGTCATCTTGTTCACAGTATCTTGCTGGGCTGCTTATGAATGGGGAAGTCGTACTGATAGTCTTATAGACGGGATGACTGAAGTAAATGCCCCTTTAGGTTCCAAGTCCGTTTTAAGTCTGCCGGATGGTTCTGTTGTGACATTGAATTCGGGTAGTAGCATCGCATACGCCAAATCTTTCGGAACTGAAGTGCGGAAGATTGAACTGCACGGCGAAGCTTTCCTGGAAGTACAGAAAGATAAGAAGCCATTTATCGTTTCTGCCAAAGGAACGGAGATAACAGTACTGGGAACCAGCTTCAATGTGAAAGCATATGATGACGAGGATATTGTAGAAACGACGCTGGTTAAAGGCTCTGTGAAAGTGAAGCCTGATACGGGCCGGGAAATTCCTGAAGTCTACCTGAAACCGAACGAAACCGTCCTGATTTGTAAGAAAAATAAGGATGATATACAGGTAGAACTTAAGAAAGATGTGAATACCCTGTTATACACATCCTGGAAAGACCCTAAATGGATAATTCAGAAGGAGACATTAGAAAGTATAGTCAAGAAACTGGAACGCAAGTATAAAGTGGAGATAAGTATCCAGGACGAACAGTTGAAACACTATAAGTTTACCGGAATCCTGATGGATGAAACGATACAGCAAACACTCGACTTGATGAGGGATACGGCTCCTATTGACTATTGCTGGGAACAGGGAGTGATTAAGATTAGAATAGATAAGCAGCGAAGTAGGGACTTTGAAAAGATAATGAGCAATTGA
- a CDS encoding alginate lyase family protein: MRRIFTIWAVCLCWGILNAAPLGPFNATLLEQLKNDYQKGDKEVTRYIELQEKVAEKYIKMTPLSVTAKKKLPPSKDPRDYMTLSPYWWPDSTKTDGLPYIRKDGERNPEVYEYPERENANRFGDAAYCLGVLYYITGKEVYAKACANHLRTWFTDPKLGMNPNMTYAQAVPGMKNMRGSGFIDSHRFSRALGVAKLIEGSKSWTPSDKKKLDDWATAFCYWMENSTQGQRESHAANNHGLWYEAIHLMVLAYLDRTDRIREVAEQSILPKMGAQIADDGSLPQELKRTLSLHYSTFALEALMEANQITSQIGINLWSTPASNGKVASQAVDYLYPFYLNPESWKFKQIKPFDQSRAAILLYEAGTALGNQKYVDTAKRIGLKYSTSDVETIPYLVLKKK, translated from the coding sequence ATGAGACGAATCTTTACTATATGGGCTGTATGCCTCTGTTGGGGAATACTGAATGCCGCTCCCTTAGGCCCGTTTAATGCGACATTGCTTGAACAGCTAAAAAACGACTATCAGAAAGGTGACAAAGAAGTTACCCGCTACATTGAACTTCAGGAAAAGGTGGCAGAGAAATATATAAAGATGACTCCTCTATCGGTGACTGCCAAGAAAAAACTTCCCCCCAGCAAAGACCCCAGGGATTATATGACTTTATCTCCTTACTGGTGGCCTGATTCTACCAAGACCGACGGACTTCCTTATATCCGTAAAGACGGTGAACGCAATCCCGAAGTCTACGAATACCCCGAACGTGAGAATGCCAACCGTTTCGGTGATGCCGCTTACTGCCTGGGAGTACTCTATTATATCACAGGAAAAGAAGTCTACGCCAAAGCATGCGCCAATCACTTGCGGACATGGTTCACAGACCCGAAACTGGGTATGAACCCGAATATGACTTACGCCCAAGCCGTGCCGGGCATGAAAAATATGAGAGGTTCGGGCTTCATTGACTCGCATCGTTTCAGCCGTGCATTGGGTGTCGCCAAACTGATAGAAGGCTCGAAAAGCTGGACTCCCTCGGATAAGAAAAAACTCGATGATTGGGCGACCGCCTTCTGCTACTGGATGGAGAACAGCACGCAAGGACAAAGAGAATCCCATGCCGCCAACAATCATGGCTTGTGGTACGAAGCCATCCACTTGATGGTATTGGCTTACTTGGACCGTACCGACCGTATCCGCGAAGTGGCGGAACAAAGTATTCTCCCCAAGATGGGTGCACAGATTGCCGACGACGGCTCGTTACCCCAGGAATTGAAACGAACTCTCTCCCTGCATTATTCCACTTTCGCTCTGGAAGCCTTGATGGAAGCCAACCAAATCACCAGTCAGATAGGTATCAACCTATGGAGCACTCCTGCTTCCAACGGAAAAGTGGCTTCGCAGGCAGTAGATTATCTGTATCCGTTTTATCTGAATCCCGAAAGTTGGAAGTTCAAACAGATTAAACCTTTCGACCAGTCCCGCGCCGCCATTCTCCTTTATGAAGCGGGAACGGCATTGGGTAATCAGAAGTATGTCGATACGGCAAAGCGCATCGGTTTGAAATACAGTACGTCCGATGTGGAAACAATACCGTATCTGGTTTTAAAGAAGAAATAA
- a CDS encoding MFS transporter, translated as MKVKGLRWMVIGLIMLITIINYLDRGTLNYMWVANIDYRLVPEADASADKGNHAVLAGEQYILTAANGNRDSVSVANVQMKEKNGVTFVTNREGIAIDLGLIDRNDPDASQKAKDILGLITIFFMIAYGISQLVSGKLYDKIGCRKGFFWSVLVWGAADALASLSRGIFSLTFFRMMLGLGEAGPWPGTTKSNAEWFPQKERAFAQGLFGAAASIGSILAPIIILMLFIAFGWKLTFIVVGGLGLIWLIPWLIINKEGPKKHPWITEEERTYILSGQPEQELKTEDKGKSWGELLRVRKNWSVILGRFFLDPIWWMFVTFLPLYLADVFHLNIKEVAFSAWVPYVGAALGSIAGGWYSGWLINRGHTVNYARKAAMLIGGIIIIPSILAAIMSTTAPVAIVFMALVLGGFQFFMTNLQTIPSDLHSGKSVGSLAGLGGASAVLGTILAILFASYITNWILLFSLLGALVPLSLCSIFLTVGEIKQIEK; from the coding sequence ATGAAGGTAAAAGGACTCCGATGGATGGTTATCGGGTTAATCATGCTGATAACCATTATCAACTACCTGGATAGAGGTACGCTCAACTATATGTGGGTGGCTAATATCGACTATCGCCTGGTTCCCGAAGCGGATGCGTCGGCAGATAAAGGTAATCATGCTGTCCTGGCAGGAGAGCAGTATATCTTGACAGCCGCCAACGGCAACCGGGATTCTGTCAGCGTAGCCAACGTACAGATGAAGGAGAAAAACGGCGTTACGTTCGTAACCAATCGCGAAGGTATCGCTATCGACCTCGGCTTGATAGACCGCAACGACCCGGATGCTTCGCAGAAAGCGAAAGATATTCTCGGTCTGATAACTATCTTCTTTATGATAGCATACGGTATCAGCCAGCTCGTCTCCGGGAAACTGTACGACAAGATTGGATGCCGGAAAGGTTTCTTCTGGAGCGTGCTCGTCTGGGGGGCAGCGGATGCATTGGCATCCCTTTCACGGGGAATCTTCTCGCTGACCTTCTTCCGGATGATGCTCGGATTGGGGGAAGCCGGTCCGTGGCCCGGTACGACGAAAAGTAACGCCGAATGGTTTCCGCAGAAAGAACGCGCTTTCGCACAGGGTTTGTTCGGGGCGGCAGCATCCATCGGTTCAATCCTTGCACCGATTATCATCCTGATGCTGTTCATTGCTTTCGGCTGGAAACTGACTTTTATTGTAGTCGGCGGATTGGGACTGATTTGGTTGATTCCCTGGTTGATTATCAATAAGGAAGGGCCGAAGAAGCATCCTTGGATTACAGAAGAAGAACGTACTTATATCCTGAGCGGTCAACCCGAACAGGAACTGAAAACCGAGGATAAAGGAAAAAGCTGGGGCGAACTGCTTCGGGTAAGAAAGAACTGGTCTGTCATTTTGGGACGGTTCTTCCTCGACCCTATCTGGTGGATGTTCGTGACATTCCTGCCGTTATATCTGGCAGATGTGTTCCACTTGAATATCAAAGAGGTGGCATTCTCCGCTTGGGTTCCGTATGTAGGTGCGGCATTGGGAAGCATTGCCGGCGGCTGGTATTCCGGTTGGCTGATAAACCGGGGACATACGGTGAACTATGCCCGCAAGGCGGCAATGCTGATTGGCGGGATTATCATCATCCCGTCCATCCTGGCGGCTATCATGTCTACTACGGCTCCGGTTGCTATTGTCTTCATGGCATTGGTACTGGGTGGATTCCAGTTCTTCATGACGAACTTGCAGACTATCCCGAGCGACCTGCACAGTGGCAAGTCTGTCGGCTCGCTGGCAGGACTGGGCGGTGCTTCGGCCGTATTGGGTACTATCCTGGCAATCCTTTTTGCCAGTTATATTACGAATTGGATATTATTATTCAGCTTGTTGGGAGCTTTGGTGCCGCTATCGTTGTGCTCCATCTTCCTGACAGTAGGAGAGATTAAACAAATAGAAAAATAA
- a CDS encoding alpha/beta hydrolase: MKLKLIFCLGILPLLCLAQEAQPQQFSNRYGMKMTRNDDGSYALLYAKKYAKFIDVNTIPDVMVPYTYQADRLKSKDYKGVTTKDIVYKKHKDYELILTVDFAETEKPAPFVVYIHGGGWARGNNGSSRSLSQYLAKQKGITGVRVSYTLAPQSDATVKVSIQDILDAVKYVQEHAAELNINPDRFGFLGTSAGAHLAAVAAMTVPGTKAFVGYSGIYDLEKAAITMKTKDPQRIAYFCDREPKVLREASPINLIPKKNVPASMLVCGTCDVTVECEQSEMFASALKKRGGVCDLLKYEFYDHNVSSKTSDKMEEIFFKSVDFLTNHIK, encoded by the coding sequence ATGAAACTGAAACTGATTTTTTGTTTGGGTATACTGCCGCTTCTCTGCCTTGCACAAGAAGCGCAACCACAGCAGTTCTCCAACCGCTATGGCATGAAGATGACGCGGAACGACGACGGTTCATACGCCTTGCTGTATGCAAAGAAATACGCAAAGTTTATTGACGTGAATACCATTCCCGATGTGATGGTTCCCTATACCTATCAGGCAGACCGCTTGAAAAGCAAGGATTATAAAGGGGTGACTACAAAGGACATCGTCTACAAGAAACATAAGGATTACGAACTGATACTCACGGTAGACTTTGCTGAGACAGAGAAGCCTGCCCCGTTTGTTGTTTATATTCACGGTGGCGGATGGGCGCGCGGTAATAACGGTTCGTCCCGGTCTTTATCCCAATACTTGGCGAAACAGAAAGGCATAACAGGCGTACGTGTCTCTTATACATTGGCACCTCAATCCGATGCAACGGTGAAAGTCTCTATTCAGGATATTCTGGACGCAGTGAAGTATGTACAGGAACATGCCGCAGAACTGAACATTAACCCTGACCGCTTCGGCTTCCTGGGTACTTCTGCCGGTGCGCACTTGGCGGCAGTAGCTGCGATGACTGTCCCCGGTACAAAGGCTTTCGTAGGCTATTCCGGTATTTATGACCTGGAAAAAGCTGCCATCACTATGAAAACAAAAGACCCCCAGCGTATCGCATACTTCTGTGACAGGGAGCCGAAAGTGCTTCGTGAAGCCTCTCCCATAAATCTGATTCCGAAGAAGAACGTTCCCGCTTCCATGTTGGTATGTGGCACGTGTGATGTTACGGTAGAGTGTGAACAGAGTGAAATGTTCGCGTCTGCTTTAAAGAAAAGAGGTGGAGTCTGCGACTTGTTGAAGTATGAATTCTATGACCATAACGTAAGTTCGAAGACTTCGGACAAGATGGAAGAGATTTTTTTCAAGTCGGTAGATTTCCTGACCAACCATATTAAATAA
- a CDS encoding SDR family NAD(P)-dependent oxidoreductase yields MKLEGKVAIVTGGARDLGRAISVKLAAEGAKVCLNYFDNEADAQETLALIKNVGGEAIAVQGDMTKAAAVKNLFAECNKAFGDKVDVLVNVVGGIVGRKKITEQDEDWYDFLMDVNMRSVFLCTREVVPMMPAGGSIVNFSSLAARDGGGNGASMYATAKGAVMTFTRSMAKELGPQGIRCNAICPGTIATSFHDRFNTPENRERMKGSYALRREGTADEVADLVCFLACSESSYLTGTNIDINGGCFFS; encoded by the coding sequence ATGAAATTAGAAGGAAAAGTAGCTATCGTAACAGGTGGCGCACGCGACCTTGGCCGCGCAATATCAGTGAAATTGGCAGCAGAAGGTGCAAAAGTTTGCCTGAACTATTTCGACAATGAAGCCGATGCACAGGAAACATTGGCACTGATTAAAAACGTCGGTGGCGAAGCAATCGCTGTTCAGGGCGATATGACAAAAGCTGCTGCGGTAAAGAATCTTTTTGCAGAGTGCAACAAGGCATTTGGCGACAAGGTAGATGTATTGGTGAATGTAGTGGGCGGCATCGTAGGCCGTAAGAAAATCACCGAACAGGACGAAGACTGGTATGACTTCCTGATGGATGTCAATATGCGTTCCGTATTCCTCTGTACCCGTGAAGTGGTTCCGATGATGCCGGCGGGCGGCTCTATCGTCAACTTCTCTTCATTGGCTGCCCGCGACGGCGGTGGCAACGGAGCTTCCATGTATGCAACCGCGAAAGGTGCGGTAATGACATTTACCCGTTCTATGGCAAAGGAACTCGGCCCTCAGGGAATCCGTTGCAATGCTATCTGCCCGGGTACGATTGCCACTTCTTTCCACGACCGTTTCAATACGCCTGAAAACCGCGAACGTATGAAAGGCTCTTACGCATTGCGCCGTGAAGGAACTGCCGATGAAGTTGCCGACCTGGTTTGCTTCCTCGCTTGCTCCGAATCTTCTTACCTGACAGGTACGAACATTGATATCAACGGTGGTTGTTTCTTCTCTTAA